In Pleurocapsa sp. PCC 7319, the following are encoded in one genomic region:
- a CDS encoding phosphatase PAP2 family protein, with amino-acid sequence MLQRLVKFWQNNIHSRIAFLITTVGTVGLVSCLIIIYVVAQISDEVLDQEAFAFDKTILLWIHSFANPTLDGIMHFITRLNDPSTVTVIAFVTLGILLWRRYYSEAQIFIIDCLGGVVLSYGLKSVFGKVRPDLWQSAIEDLSYSYPSGHALGSTVLYGFIAYLIATRYPQFSLLIYAVVVCLIGAIGLSRLYLGVHWPTDIIGGYGIGFLWLTFCITMLKLQRIKRLKISE; translated from the coding sequence ATTTTACAAAGATTAGTCAAATTTTGGCAGAACAATATTCATAGTCGAATAGCTTTTTTAATTACCACTGTCGGAACAGTAGGATTAGTTAGCTGTCTCATAATTATTTATGTTGTTGCCCAAATTTCCGATGAAGTATTAGATCAAGAAGCCTTCGCCTTTGATAAAACGATTTTACTCTGGATTCACTCCTTCGCGAATCCCACTCTTGATGGCATAATGCACTTTATTACTCGCCTAAACGATCCTAGTACGGTTACTGTAATTGCTTTTGTTACTTTGGGAATACTTTTATGGCGACGTTATTATTCAGAAGCTCAGATATTTATCATAGACTGTTTAGGTGGTGTCGTTCTTAGCTACGGTCTTAAATCAGTATTTGGTAAGGTTAGACCCGATCTTTGGCAATCAGCTATTGAAGACCTCTCTTATAGCTATCCTAGCGGTCATGCTCTAGGTTCAACTGTATTATACGGATTTATCGCCTATCTTATAGCAACTCGTTATCCTCAATTTTCTCTATTAATTTATGCTGTAGTAGTATGTCTGATTGGTGCAATTGGTTTGAGTCGATTATATCTAGGAGTACATTGGCCAACTGACATTATTGGTGGCTACGGTATCGGCTTTTTGTGGCTGACGTTTTGTATCACTATGTTGAAATTACAAAGAATTAAACGGTTGAAAATTTCAGAGTGA
- a CDS encoding Ppx/GppA phosphatase family protein → MKLAAIDIGTNSIHMIVVEVNNKKSFDIINREKEMAKLGAGVFASNYISDRAFKIGLETISRYVQLADSLGVDEIITAATSAIREARNGEDFLNQVVAQTGLTPRMISGQEEARLIFLAVRNSIALESDKALVLDIGGGSTEAVLGDRSKIFFKDSMPLGVLRLLDMFEDRGTVGTEGKGVLEAHIRFVGKQIFKQIHDLGFDRVIGTSGTIRTMGEAAHVAAGGESWQSVNAEVVQLKDIDKLTQKLLDMKPEERAEVKEISDKRADAIHLGGVLLVQLLEMAGVKEITLCDASLREGMILDYIQRHSNEVSVLPETPSLRHRKAANLVYKYESDWDENCHVAKLALQIFDQIQKLHQYGDFEREVLEFAALLHDIGQFISFRQHHKNSRYILKQTDPRGFNDEEMLLIKHLVRYHCKAKPTKRHKKFRNLSKQHRQIIQMLSGILRIAVALNKTKNRRVERIDCQVSTEKLVITVTGADNLEVEIWSARNSRQVLAEALKREVKIKPTYADD, encoded by the coding sequence ATGAAGTTAGCAGCGATTGATATAGGTACTAATTCTATTCACATGATAGTGGTAGAGGTGAATAACAAAAAGAGCTTTGATATCATTAATCGCGAAAAAGAGATGGCAAAATTAGGAGCTGGGGTATTTGCTTCTAATTACATTAGCGATCGCGCTTTTAAAATTGGTTTAGAAACGATTAGTCGTTATGTTCAACTTGCAGATAGTTTAGGAGTGGACGAAATTATCACCGCTGCCACTAGTGCTATCCGTGAGGCACGCAACGGGGAAGATTTTTTAAATCAAGTGGTAGCTCAAACTGGACTTACTCCCAGAATGATCTCAGGACAAGAAGAGGCTCGATTAATTTTTTTAGCTGTCCGTAATTCCATTGCCTTAGAGTCAGATAAAGCTTTAGTTTTAGATATTGGTGGTGGGAGTACCGAAGCAGTTTTAGGCGATCGCTCTAAGATATTCTTCAAAGATAGTATGCCTCTTGGAGTTCTGCGTTTATTAGATATGTTTGAAGATCGAGGTACTGTTGGTACTGAAGGAAAGGGTGTTCTAGAGGCTCATATTCGCTTTGTCGGTAAACAAATTTTTAAACAGATACACGATCTTGGCTTTGATCGAGTAATTGGCACATCGGGCACAATTCGGACTATGGGAGAGGCCGCCCACGTAGCTGCTGGTGGGGAATCATGGCAATCAGTCAATGCTGAAGTTGTACAGCTAAAAGATATTGATAAATTGACCCAGAAATTGCTCGACATGAAACCAGAAGAACGGGCAGAAGTTAAAGAAATAAGCGATAAACGTGCTGATGCCATTCATTTGGGAGGAGTGCTGCTGGTCCAGTTATTAGAAATGGCAGGAGTGAAAGAGATTACTCTTTGTGATGCTTCCTTAAGGGAAGGAATGATATTAGACTACATACAACGTCATTCTAATGAAGTATCTGTATTACCCGAAACCCCAAGTTTACGACACCGTAAAGCAGCAAATTTGGTTTATAAATATGAATCAGATTGGGACGAAAACTGTCATGTCGCCAAATTAGCCTTACAGATATTTGACCAAATTCAAAAGCTACATCAATACGGCGATTTTGAACGAGAAGTCTTAGAGTTTGCTGCGTTACTTCATGACATCGGACAGTTTATTTCCTTTCGCCAACATCATAAAAATTCGCGTTATATTCTCAAACAAACCGATCCTAGAGGATTTAATGATGAAGAGATGCTGTTGATTAAGCACTTAGTTCGTTACCACTGCAAAGCAAAACCAACTAAAAGACATAAAAAGTTTAGAAATCTCTCTAAACAACATCGTCAAATCATTCAAATGTTGTCAGGAATTCTCAGAATTGCAGTAGCTTTAAACAAAACTAAAAATCGCCGAGTTGAACGGATTGATTGTCAGGTATCAACAGAAAAGCTAGTAATAACCGTTACGGGTGCTGATAATTTAGAAGTAGAAATTTGGTCAGCTCGTAACAGTCGTCAGGTTCTAGCTGAAGCATTAAAACGTGAGGTTAAAATTAAGCCAACTTATGCTGACGATTGA